One part of the Nitrosopumilus sp. genome encodes these proteins:
- a CDS encoding V-type ATPase 116kDa subunit family protein produces MGTADLKLGTVILPRSESPKAISRLTEFEWYHKIDSPSDLVTPEIDDLLLKAQQTYQSIDDVIKGMGIPLVVGIMEILFKGTVIKKKDYEINEIEEMVEQLSKEAPSIIDEPAKLLENAANTRLSIEEYKSLKDTLEVIRKMKMDLSGFGLMKYFFTNLFVINSADFDEISRSLEGITIYKYDLENKEKSAILVISDTADSEKVLKVLRSFNSNTFKIPEGFPQIPSEAYELAESKIKELTAKQASIKKELAGLTKKIRRDILALHEKALVAKDVLETLRKPGGTKHFAVIQGFIPQKMESKFIESTKQWMSVVEDITDPKLKEEIPTLFDNKKFVKTFEVITKSQGIPKAGEPDPTPMIALMWPIFYGLMFADMGHGLLLMALGLLFKFKGQGELSKWGMLIAISGASAAIAGVGAGEAFGYHLDHMGPFEGLLEEGGALHSVSWIVGILSVAELTFEQVINILKVSLFIGIVHLVWAMTLRVIRLLKDGHKLVVFTEAIPNITLYGGIVVIMMCAIGSQYDVMNMYSKVHTEAVPWVTMFLGDWAQVWIITRIAVVIVIASMVIMMVGGVMHAKKHPEDGADPASVIMEVLLGKTVESLAHTISYARLGIMLLVHAALLLTVNNAFSSLGGVESGGAMAMIIGGNLGIMMIEGLIVYIQSLRLHLYEFFTKWYVGGSQSFRQIRPELIYNQFIWKRK; encoded by the coding sequence TTGGGAACAGCCGATCTAAAACTAGGAACAGTCATTTTACCAAGAAGTGAATCTCCTAAAGCAATTTCGAGGTTAACAGAATTTGAGTGGTATCACAAAATTGATTCCCCTAGTGATTTGGTCACTCCAGAAATTGATGATCTTCTACTAAAGGCTCAGCAAACGTACCAATCAATTGATGATGTCATCAAGGGAATGGGAATTCCTCTAGTCGTAGGAATTATGGAGATTTTATTCAAGGGAACTGTTATCAAGAAAAAAGATTATGAGATTAATGAAATTGAAGAGATGGTAGAGCAATTAAGTAAAGAAGCCCCTTCAATTATTGATGAGCCTGCAAAATTATTAGAAAATGCTGCAAATACTAGACTTTCAATTGAGGAATACAAGTCACTCAAAGATACATTAGAAGTTATCAGAAAGATGAAGATGGATCTTTCAGGATTTGGTTTAATGAAGTATTTTTTTACAAATCTTTTTGTTATCAATTCTGCCGATTTTGATGAGATAAGTCGCTCTCTTGAGGGAATTACAATTTACAAATATGATTTAGAAAACAAGGAAAAATCTGCAATTTTAGTAATTTCAGATACTGCAGATTCTGAGAAGGTTCTAAAAGTATTAAGAAGTTTCAATTCCAATACTTTTAAAATTCCAGAAGGATTTCCACAGATTCCTAGTGAAGCATATGAACTTGCAGAATCAAAAATTAAAGAATTAACTGCAAAACAAGCATCAATCAAAAAAGAATTAGCAGGATTAACAAAAAAGATTAGACGAGACATTCTAGCTTTACATGAAAAGGCTCTAGTTGCAAAAGATGTACTTGAGACTTTGAGAAAGCCTGGTGGAACAAAACATTTTGCAGTAATTCAGGGTTTTATTCCCCAAAAAATGGAATCAAAATTCATAGAGTCAACAAAACAATGGATGTCAGTTGTAGAAGACATTACAGATCCTAAACTAAAAGAAGAAATTCCAACTTTATTTGATAATAAAAAATTCGTTAAAACATTTGAAGTAATTACAAAAAGTCAAGGAATACCAAAAGCAGGAGAACCAGATCCAACTCCGATGATTGCTCTAATGTGGCCAATTTTCTATGGACTTATGTTTGCAGATATGGGTCACGGATTGTTACTTATGGCACTTGGTTTATTATTCAAATTCAAAGGACAAGGAGAACTTTCTAAATGGGGAATGCTTATTGCAATTTCTGGTGCTTCTGCAGCTATAGCAGGGGTTGGTGCAGGAGAAGCGTTTGGATATCATCTTGATCATATGGGTCCATTTGAAGGATTACTGGAAGAAGGTGGAGCGTTACATTCTGTTAGTTGGATAGTTGGAATTCTCAGTGTTGCAGAATTAACATTTGAACAAGTGATTAATATTCTCAAAGTATCATTATTCATCGGAATTGTTCATTTAGTTTGGGCAATGACTCTACGTGTAATCAGATTATTGAAAGACGGACACAAACTAGTAGTGTTTACTGAAGCAATTCCAAACATCACACTTTATGGAGGAATCGTAGTTATTATGATGTGTGCAATTGGCTCACAGTATGATGTAATGAATATGTATTCAAAAGTCCACACAGAAGCAGTCCCTTGGGTAACAATGTTTCTAGGTGATTGGGCACAAGTTTGGATTATTACAAGAATTGCAGTTGTTATTGTTATTGCATCAATGGTTATCATGATGGTTGGAGGTGTAATGCATGCAAAGAAGCATCCAGAAGATGGAGCAGATCCTGCAAGTGTCATAATGGAAGTTCTCTTAGGAAAAACAGTTGAAAGTTTAGCTCATACAATTAGTTACGCTCGACTTGGAATCATGTTACTGGTGCATGCAGCTTTGCTGTTGACAGTAAATAATGCATTTTCATCATTAGGCGGTGTAGAATCAGGTGGAGCAATGGCAATGATCATTGGCGGTAACTTGGGAATTATGATGATTGAAGGATTAATTGTATACATCCAGTCTCTCAGATTGCACTTGTACGAATTTTTTACAAAATGGTATGTTGGCGGTTCACAATCATTTAGACAAATTAGACCAGAATTGATTTACAATCAATTTATCTGGAAAAGAAAATAG
- a CDS encoding AarF/ABC1/UbiB kinase family protein: MSTTRTIYVLIKLFPSILALRKDRKKWIYHEGNEIDLEQFRKNARKALDTFISLGPVYIKLGQWLSSRADILPQPYLEELSKLQDSVPAAPFDQAKSVIEKDLGPINETFDQIDPNSISGASLGQVYRGSISGKQIVIKVKRPGIEKIVAEDIRVLKKILPLALRFVDPNLRYSARAMLSQFIETIHEEMDYTNESENLKKIKHDLENNNKVVVPSVYDEYSSKNVLTMEYLPGIKITNIEALNEKGIDRQKLVIDVHKVFFTMLLKHSIFHADPHPGNISVTDDGKLILYDYGMVGRLDDETRLRLIRLYLALVEKDPPRTVNAMYDLGMLTPDFNRSVIEKGIELTVRAMHGKKPDEMEVESLMELANKTMSKFPFILPKNLALYMRMASIIEGIYKTHKVNFKFVKILREILEEESLIKDAYIEEIKHSFERFAKSIDATISIAPELKKYLDDNRSLNLLNTKPKSNILLSGSILSAAIFIGSSFLYTTNELIGITGMIGSLVIMSIFTIFRKR, encoded by the coding sequence ATGTCTACGACCAGAACGATTTATGTCCTCATCAAACTTTTCCCATCAATTCTTGCATTACGAAAAGATAGGAAAAAATGGATTTACCATGAAGGAAATGAAATAGATTTAGAACAATTTAGAAAAAATGCTCGTAAAGCACTTGATACATTCATCTCATTAGGACCTGTCTATATTAAATTAGGACAATGGCTTTCTTCAAGAGCAGACATTTTACCTCAACCATATTTGGAAGAACTTTCAAAACTTCAGGACAGTGTTCCAGCTGCACCTTTTGATCAAGCAAAATCAGTCATTGAAAAAGATCTTGGTCCAATTAATGAAACATTTGATCAAATAGATCCGAATTCTATTTCTGGTGCATCATTAGGACAAGTTTACAGAGGTTCCATTTCTGGTAAACAAATAGTCATTAAAGTAAAAAGACCTGGAATTGAAAAAATTGTTGCAGAAGATATTAGGGTTTTAAAAAAAATTCTTCCATTAGCATTAAGATTTGTTGATCCAAACTTACGTTATTCAGCAAGAGCGATGCTTTCTCAATTTATTGAAACAATACATGAAGAAATGGATTATACCAACGAATCAGAAAATCTCAAAAAAATTAAACATGATTTAGAAAATAATAACAAAGTTGTAGTCCCTTCAGTATACGATGAATATTCATCAAAAAATGTCCTCACAATGGAATACCTTCCGGGCATTAAAATTACTAATATTGAAGCCCTAAATGAAAAGGGAATTGATAGACAAAAACTGGTAATTGACGTTCATAAGGTCTTCTTTACTATGCTTCTCAAACACTCAATATTTCACGCAGATCCTCATCCAGGAAACATTTCAGTTACTGATGATGGAAAATTGATTTTGTATGATTATGGGATGGTTGGAAGACTAGATGACGAAACTAGACTAAGATTGATCCGTCTATATCTTGCATTAGTAGAAAAAGATCCTCCAAGAACTGTTAATGCAATGTATGATCTTGGAATGCTTACACCCGATTTTAATCGCTCAGTAATTGAGAAAGGAATTGAACTAACTGTTCGTGCAATGCACGGTAAAAAACCAGATGAGATGGAAGTTGAAAGTTTGATGGAACTTGCCAATAAAACTATGAGTAAATTTCCCTTTATTCTTCCAAAAAATTTGGCTCTGTATATGAGAATGGCATCAATTATTGAAGGCATTTACAAAACACACAAAGTAAATTTTAAGTTTGTAAAAATTCTAAGAGAAATTTTAGAAGAAGAGAGCCTAATCAAAGATGCATACATTGAAGAAATAAAGCATTCATTTGAACGATTTGCAAAATCAATTGATGCTACAATTTCTATAGCACCAGAACTCAAAAAATATCTTGATGACAACAGATCATTGAATCTCTTAAATACAAAACCGAAATCTAATATTTTACTTTCTGGCAGTATTCTTTCTGCTGCAATTTTTATTGGCTCTTCATTTTTGTATACTACAAATGAATTAATTGGAATTACTGGAATGATTGGTTCATTAGTTATTATGAGTATTTTTACAATATTTAGAAAACGATAA
- the pyrH gene encoding UMP kinase gives MKKRIVIKLSGKIFGMDNVKVLKDYAEFLVKISNICQPIVIAGGGNIARHYISHARSSGADESTLDELGIEISRLNAKLLIYALKNKAYSHPPTTLQEVRHAVDDGLIVVAGGLHPGQSTNGTAALIAEKVQAEQFLNATDVDGVYDKDPNKYKNAKKFRRIELKNLKNMLIHEDSVAGGYDLMDIVALKIIERSKIKTRILKATPKNIESAIKGVNVGTEIVLGSK, from the coding sequence ATGAAAAAAAGAATTGTCATAAAATTATCTGGTAAAATTTTTGGAATGGACAATGTCAAAGTACTAAAAGATTATGCAGAATTTCTAGTAAAAATTAGTAATATTTGTCAGCCAATAGTTATTGCTGGGGGTGGAAATATTGCACGACATTACATTTCTCATGCAAGATCTTCAGGCGCTGATGAATCAACTCTTGATGAATTAGGTATTGAAATATCAAGACTCAATGCAAAGTTATTGATTTATGCTCTAAAAAATAAAGCATATTCACATCCACCAACTACATTACAGGAAGTTAGACATGCAGTTGATGATGGATTAATCGTTGTAGCTGGCGGTTTACATCCTGGACAGAGCACTAATGGTACTGCAGCTTTGATTGCAGAAAAAGTACAAGCAGAACAATTTCTTAATGCAACTGATGTTGATGGCGTTTATGACAAGGATCCAAATAAATACAAAAATGCAAAAAAATTTAGACGTATTGAACTTAAGAATTTAAAAAATATGCTTATCCATGAAGATTCTGTTGCTGGAGGTTATGATCTGATGGATATTGTGGCTCTAAAAATTATAGAACGTTCTAAAATTAAAACCAGGATTCTAAAGGCTACTCCAAAAAATATTGAAAGTGCTATTAAAGGTGTTAATGTAGGCACAGAAATTGTTCTTGGTTCAAAATAA
- a CDS encoding sulfurtransferase: protein MLITTADLNSIINDPNVIIADTRSFKEYSEEHIPGSVHLDLFAFHWIDTTKQGIENFNNQTKNLLSFLGVTPEKKIIFYDSVSGMLAARGVWMLMYFSHENTSMLDGGITKWKKENLPLETKPNGFKPSNFSGKINPEIISGFEYIRDNLKNVKILDARSPGEFDGSIVRAAQSGHIPNSINIDWNQNLNEDGTFKNDKQLLQMYNYPKDTEIITYCQGAYRAANSFLVLKKLGFKNVKVYLGSWGEWGNKLELPVEK, encoded by the coding sequence ATGCTAATCACCACAGCCGATCTTAATTCAATTATCAATGATCCTAATGTTATAATTGCTGACACTCGTTCTTTCAAGGAATATTCTGAAGAACATATTCCAGGATCTGTACATTTGGACTTGTTTGCATTTCATTGGATTGATACAACAAAACAAGGAATTGAGAATTTCAATAATCAAACCAAAAATCTTCTTTCATTCCTTGGAGTTACTCCAGAAAAAAAAATCATCTTTTATGATTCTGTTTCTGGAATGCTTGCCGCAAGAGGTGTTTGGATGCTGATGTATTTTTCACATGAAAATACATCCATGCTTGATGGCGGAATTACAAAATGGAAAAAAGAAAATCTTCCACTAGAAACAAAACCTAATGGATTCAAACCATCTAATTTTTCAGGAAAAATTAATCCAGAAATTATTTCAGGGTTTGAATACATTAGAGATAATCTGAAAAACGTAAAAATCCTTGACGCCCGCTCACCTGGAGAATTTGACGGAAGTATAGTCCGTGCTGCTCAGTCTGGTCATATTCCAAATTCAATCAATATTGACTGGAATCAAAATCTCAATGAAGATGGTACTTTCAAAAATGATAAGCAATTATTACAAATGTACAATTATCCAAAAGATACTGAAATCATTACCTATTGTCAAGGAGCATATCGAGCTGCAAATTCCTTTTTGGTTTTAAAAAAATTAGGATTCAAAAATGTCAAAGTGTATCTTGGGTCTTGGGGAGAATGGGGAAATAAACTAGAACTTCCAGTAGAAAAATAA
- the hsp14 gene encoding archaeal heat shock protein Hsp14 has translation MGLVKSMANEMIKEIGNKSREFYEFVLPPVDMYLDEDKLTLLVDMPGFEKKDIKLSINGNILSIQACKEISEQDKHNMICNQRPNIIDKKIRLPIELKEGEESVNSAKYEQGVLTIIVPVQKHGKDIKIE, from the coding sequence ATGGGATTAGTAAAATCTATGGCAAATGAAATGATAAAAGAAATTGGAAATAAATCAAGAGAATTTTATGAGTTTGTTTTACCTCCAGTTGATATGTATCTTGATGAGGATAAATTAACATTATTAGTCGACATGCCAGGATTTGAAAAAAAAGATATCAAGTTATCTATCAATGGAAATATTTTATCAATTCAAGCATGCAAAGAAATTTCTGAACAAGACAAGCACAATATGATTTGTAATCAGAGACCAAACATAATTGATAAGAAAATAAGATTGCCTATTGAGTTAAAGGAGGGAGAAGAATCAGTTAATTCTGCAAAATACGAGCAAGGAGTTTTGACAATTATTGTTCCTGTCCAAAAACATGGGAAAGATATCAAAATAGAATAG
- a CDS encoding HD domain-containing protein — MKKNYLDIIDPIHDFIRVYEHELSIIDNPIFQRLRRIRQLSGAHLTYPAAQHTRFEHSLGVMHIASQAGNALNEKGILKSDDIEILRLSGLLHDIGHGPFSHLFEEIIQEKKFSHEDFGKKIILKSEIGDNLSKNGYDKKLVTKIAFGDSKFQYLNEIVSGALSADMMDYLLRDGYFTGAEHAKIDHKRITQSLDVHKKKLSLERSALYSFESMMHSRYQMFKAVYFHKTVRAAEVMLLEALRLSDDEFGFTTFNLTEFVNLTDEYILSTLISSKSMKLKRARQFAQDYQNRKLLKCVFERILTSHIDLKKTRTDELRSTISKKSKVEENEIFVDSSVTPSIPLAPSKNESKSIILISNENGKSSAKEMPISEIPVVSAISGFMNILRIYTHQKNRKKVEIAAKSIIGDLK; from the coding sequence ATGAAAAAAAATTATCTCGATATAATTGATCCTATTCATGATTTTATCCGTGTTTATGAACATGAATTATCAATAATTGATAATCCTATTTTTCAAAGATTAAGACGAATAAGACAACTTTCAGGGGCTCATTTAACTTATCCTGCAGCTCAACATACAAGATTTGAGCATTCACTAGGTGTAATGCATATTGCAAGTCAAGCAGGTAATGCATTAAATGAAAAAGGGATTTTGAAATCTGATGACATTGAAATTCTAAGATTGTCTGGGCTCTTACATGATATAGGGCATGGTCCATTTTCTCATCTATTTGAGGAAATAATACAAGAAAAAAAATTTTCACATGAAGACTTTGGTAAAAAAATTATTCTAAAATCTGAAATTGGAGATAATTTATCAAAAAATGGATATGACAAAAAACTTGTTACAAAAATCGCTTTTGGGGATTCTAAATTTCAATACCTAAATGAAATTGTTTCAGGTGCACTTAGTGCGGATATGATGGATTATTTACTTAGAGATGGTTATTTTACGGGAGCAGAACATGCAAAAATTGATCATAAAAGAATTACTCAATCCCTTGATGTTCATAAAAAAAAATTATCTTTAGAACGCTCCGCATTGTATTCTTTTGAATCAATGATGCATTCAAGATATCAAATGTTTAAGGCCGTTTATTTTCATAAAACTGTACGAGCGGCAGAAGTAATGTTGCTTGAAGCCCTTAGATTATCTGATGATGAATTTGGTTTTACAACTTTTAATCTAACTGAATTTGTTAACCTTACAGATGAATATATTTTATCTACTTTAATCTCATCCAAATCTATGAAATTAAAACGTGCTAGACAATTTGCTCAAGATTACCAAAATCGAAAATTGCTAAAATGTGTATTTGAAAGAATATTGACTAGTCATATTGATCTGAAAAAAACAAGAACCGATGAACTAAGATCAACAATTTCTAAAAAATCTAAAGTTGAAGAAAACGAAATCTTTGTTGATAGTTCTGTTACTCCGTCAATTCCTCTTGCACCATCAAAAAATGAATCTAAATCTATAATTTTAATCTCAAATGAAAATGGAAAATCATCGGCAAAAGAAATGCCAATTTCTGAAATTCCAGTCGTTTCAGCAATTTCAGGCTTTATGAATATTCTTAGAATTTATACTCATCAAAAGAACAGAAAGAAAGTTGAAATTGCCGCAAAATCGATTATTGGTGATCTAAAATGA
- a CDS encoding V-type ATPase subunit, translating into MGGSKNVYASVKAYSKRGKLLTKADFQTLAESRDLEELMTRIKNTVYADSVADVQKPYTSQNIESALRSKLADIHYSIAKTSGNSGVLDAYYMKFIISNLKLILKGKVLGKSQEEIETHVNLHAEELIKQRDIVIKALVSKDLEEAVASLNSVKFGEEIAKAAALYNEKKNVQIFDTYFDKILYQHLAGAMKNYSDKEATKLVSMDIDFYNILSVIRGKFWGLKEEQIQDLVISTSPPARELLGRMMAAATARDAFNELSSTKYKDLVPQVENELDAIAEFERAFEMAIYSASLRSFTKMFSFATIVGITKLTSFEIRNLAAIAFAVEQKIPTDITMSKLILEEE; encoded by the coding sequence ATGGGCGGTTCAAAGAATGTCTATGCCTCAGTTAAAGCGTATAGTAAAAGAGGTAAATTATTGACAAAGGCTGATTTTCAAACACTTGCCGAATCAAGAGATTTAGAAGAATTAATGACCAGAATTAAGAATACAGTTTATGCTGATTCTGTAGCAGATGTTCAAAAACCATATACTTCACAAAATATCGAATCAGCCCTAAGAAGCAAACTGGCAGATATTCATTATTCCATTGCAAAGACATCAGGAAATTCGGGTGTATTAGACGCATATTACATGAAATTTATCATATCAAATCTAAAATTAATTCTTAAAGGCAAAGTACTAGGTAAATCTCAAGAAGAGATTGAAACTCACGTAAATCTTCATGCAGAAGAATTAATCAAACAAAGAGATATTGTAATCAAAGCTCTAGTTTCAAAAGATCTTGAAGAAGCAGTTGCAAGCTTAAATTCAGTTAAATTTGGAGAAGAGATTGCAAAGGCTGCAGCATTATACAATGAAAAAAAGAATGTGCAAATCTTTGATACATATTTTGATAAAATATTATATCAACATCTAGCAGGTGCAATGAAAAATTATTCTGATAAGGAAGCTACAAAACTAGTTTCGATGGATATTGATTTTTATAATATTTTGAGTGTAATCAGAGGAAAGTTTTGGGGATTGAAAGAAGAACAAATCCAAGATCTAGTTATTAGTACAAGTCCACCTGCAAGAGAATTGCTTGGAAGAATGATGGCAGCAGCAACAGCCAGAGATGCATTTAATGAATTATCCAGCACCAAATACAAGGATTTAGTTCCTCAAGTAGAAAATGAATTGGATGCTATTGCAGAATTTGAAAGAGCATTTGAGATGGCAATATACAGTGCATCACTGAGATCATTCACTAAGATGTTTAGTTTTGCAACCATTGTTGGAATTACTAAATTGACTTCATTTGAAATTAGAAATCTTGCAGCTATTGCTTTTGCAGTTGAACAAAAAATTCCAACTGACATTACAATGTCAAAGTTGATCCTAGAAGAAGAATAG
- a CDS encoding V-type ATP synthase subunit E — MGQRHPLTSNSALETTIDKILNNTEKDILSNIKSTLVESQQKLDDSVQKLESEYDKIISDGKKEADKIEKQIIGSSDIEARNKQLMLLEEAVAKVFSKALDQIANTDKSGDYSNLIKTLIDESTQVLGTSEITVFTSAKDRDVVQSTLSQFSGAELASDTIDCLGGIVAKSKDGAMTFDNTIDARIERLKPLIRKDIASKFGVGN, encoded by the coding sequence ATGGGTCAACGGCACCCATTGACATCTAATTCAGCATTAGAAACTACGATTGACAAAATTCTAAACAACACTGAAAAAGATATTCTTTCAAACATCAAATCTACTCTTGTTGAATCTCAACAAAAATTAGATGATTCTGTACAAAAATTAGAGAGCGAATATGATAAAATTATTTCAGATGGCAAAAAAGAGGCAGATAAGATCGAAAAACAGATCATTGGAAGTTCAGATATTGAGGCTAGAAATAAGCAACTTATGCTATTAGAGGAAGCAGTTGCTAAGGTCTTTTCAAAAGCACTCGATCAAATTGCAAATACTGACAAAAGTGGTGATTATTCAAATTTGATTAAAACTCTAATAGACGAATCAACTCAAGTTTTAGGTACCAGTGAAATTACTGTTTTTACAAGTGCAAAAGATAGAGATGTAGTTCAATCCACATTATCACAATTCTCAGGAGCTGAGTTAGCATCTGATACAATCGATTGTCTTGGTGGAATTGTAGCAAAATCAAAAGATGGAGCAATGACATTTGATAATACAATTGATGCAAGAATTGAACGCCTGAAGCCTTTAATAAGGAAAGACATTGCATCAAAATTCGGAGTAGGAAATTAA
- a CDS encoding ammonium transporter, whose translation MNSRNYKYALLLVAAVSITAAGAMSQAYAQQVTDGMDGYVKGTSGIYTGNPNECWYEEDGGMLPCKIDTGDTAWMLTATSLVLFMSPGVGFFYGGLARSKNIVNVLGMTLIVMGLMSVQWVLWGYSLAFGGIDSDANLFMGNLDYAGFNMVSPYAPLGEAGPCGDTWSAAYQMNAMVEGDVCSQGWPGTVPHQLFAMFQATFAIITPVLIIGGLIDRIKFSALVIFVLLWGTFVYDPIAHWVWGGGYIGGGSLDLDPDLSPSYALDFAGGTVVHISSGFAALAGALVLGRRLGYGKVPMEPHNIPMVVLGAGILWFGWFGFNAGSEVMVDGITVSAWTVTNTATGMAAVTWVLMSWAHTGKPSVVGAASGAVAGLVAITPASGWVGPMAAIIIGIAAGTICYAAIAFKSARKWDDALDVWGVHGMGGLTGAILTGTLASPHIWDTGDGIGAWTGTAEGMEQQAISIIGAAISIGYAFGVTIVILKVMDAVWPGGIRVTPKEEEIGLDLAQHGERAYVNE comes from the coding sequence ATGAATTCTAGGAACTACAAGTATGCTCTATTACTTGTAGCCGCAGTATCCATCACAGCAGCAGGTGCAATGTCACAGGCATATGCACAACAAGTTACTGATGGTATGGACGGATATGTAAAGGGAACCAGTGGAATTTACACAGGTAACCCTAACGAATGTTGGTATGAAGAAGATGGCGGCATGCTACCTTGTAAAATTGATACAGGTGATACAGCATGGATGCTAACTGCAACTTCATTAGTACTCTTCATGTCCCCAGGTGTCGGTTTCTTTTATGGCGGATTGGCCAGATCAAAGAACATCGTCAATGTACTTGGTATGACCTTAATTGTAATGGGTCTAATGTCAGTACAATGGGTTCTATGGGGATACTCACTAGCATTTGGCGGAATTGATTCAGATGCAAACTTATTCATGGGAAATCTAGATTACGCCGGATTTAACATGGTTTCACCATATGCACCATTAGGTGAAGCAGGTCCTTGTGGAGACACTTGGTCAGCAGCTTATCAAATGAATGCGATGGTTGAAGGTGATGTTTGTAGTCAAGGTTGGCCTGGTACAGTACCACACCAACTATTTGCAATGTTCCAAGCAACATTCGCTATCATTACACCAGTTCTAATTATTGGTGGATTGATTGACAGAATCAAATTCAGCGCATTAGTAATATTCGTACTCTTATGGGGAACCTTCGTTTATGATCCAATAGCACACTGGGTCTGGGGAGGAGGATACATAGGAGGAGGTTCACTAGACCTCGATCCAGACTTATCTCCATCATATGCATTAGACTTTGCTGGTGGTACTGTAGTACACATATCTTCAGGATTCGCTGCATTGGCAGGTGCCTTAGTCCTTGGTAGACGACTTGGATATGGCAAAGTTCCAATGGAGCCACACAACATCCCAATGGTAGTCCTCGGCGCAGGAATTCTATGGTTTGGATGGTTTGGCTTCAACGCAGGAAGTGAAGTTATGGTAGACGGCATTACCGTCAGCGCATGGACTGTTACAAATACAGCAACTGGTATGGCTGCAGTCACTTGGGTGCTCATGTCTTGGGCACATACAGGAAAACCAAGTGTCGTAGGAGCTGCATCAGGAGCAGTAGCAGGATTGGTAGCAATCACACCAGCCTCTGGTTGGGTAGGTCCAATGGCTGCGATTATAATCGGTATTGCAGCTGGTACAATTTGTTATGCAGCAATTGCATTCAAGAGTGCACGCAAATGGGACGACGCATTAGATGTATGGGGAGTACACGGAATGGGTGGTCTTACAGGTGCAATTTTGACTGGTACATTGGCTAGCCCACACATTTGGGATACTGGAGACGGTATCGGTGCATGGACTGGAACTGCAGAAGGAATGGAACAGCAAGCAATCAGCATCATTGGTGCTGCAATATCAATAGGCTATGCCTTTGGTGTTACAATTGTAATCCTCAAAGTAATGGATGCCGTATGGCCTGGCGGAATCAGAGTCACTCCAAAAGAAGAGGAGATTGGCCTCGATTTAGCACAGCACGGAGAAAGAGCATACGTAAACGAATAA
- the tmk gene encoding dTMP kinase, giving the protein MIIVIEGGDQAGKLTQSTLLEKALKKRKIKTKLFHFPDYNTPIGQEIRKYLDGKRKFPPQVIHCLLSANRWEKLDEIISAQEKNSILIMNRYYHSNLIYGIANGLNPKWLENLDAGLPKADLVILLDVSQKESFDRQKTHRDKFEKNEEFLRKISKIYRTIAKKKNWKIIDASKSKQEVHEEIIKTFSKKIGL; this is encoded by the coding sequence ATGATTATTGTAATAGAAGGTGGAGATCAAGCAGGAAAATTAACTCAGTCAACTCTTTTGGAAAAAGCTCTAAAAAAAAGAAAGATCAAAACTAAGTTATTTCATTTTCCTGATTACAACACCCCAATAGGACAAGAAATAAGAAAGTATTTGGATGGAAAACGAAAATTCCCCCCACAAGTAATTCACTGTTTATTATCTGCAAATAGATGGGAAAAACTCGATGAAATAATATCAGCACAAGAAAAAAATTCAATTCTCATAATGAACCGATATTATCATTCAAATCTAATTTATGGAATTGCAAATGGTTTGAATCCAAAATGGCTTGAGAATCTTGATGCCGGTCTACCAAAGGCTGATCTTGTAATTTTACTTGATGTATCACAAAAAGAATCCTTTGATAGACAAAAAACTCATCGCGACAAATTTGAAAAAAATGAAGAATTTTTAAGAAAAATTTCTAAAATCTACAGAACTATTGCAAAGAAAAAAAATTGGAAAATAATTGATGCATCAAAATCTAAACAAGAAGTACATGAAGAAATAATAAAAACATTTTCGAAGAAAATAGGATTATGA